The Antarcticibacterium flavum genome contains the following window.
GTACCTGTCCTTCATTATTTGACTTGTAAGGTCTTTGTAAACCATCATCATCATTGCCACCACGAGGGTTAAGAAGATGAACAATAATCCATATGCTATTCCCATAGTGTACATTCCAAACAGCGATGCTGCAAGCAGAACAAGGGTAACAGTAAGCTGAAGCGGGGAGCTAAACAAATCGCTGAAAAGGCTGCCAAGGGATGCACCCTCATCGCGTTCTACTTTTGAAAGCAGGTTACCCACATTGGTAAGGTATTTTTGGCCCCAGAGGTAAACGATCAATCCAAATGCCATCGCGATCCCGGCAAGACCAAAACCATAATGCCATCCATAAACTTCACCAACCGTACCTACGATCAAGCTTGAAAGAAAGGCGCCAAGATTAATTCCAATATAAAATATGGTAAATCCTTTATCTCTTCTTATGTCCCCTTCACGGTAAAGTCCACCTACCATAGTAGAAATGTTAGGCTTCAAAAGCCCTACCCCTGCTATGATCCCGGCAAGACCTGTATAAAAGGCCCACATTTCCTCTACTGCCAGGATCCCGTGACCAATTACCAGGATGATCCCCCCAATGAGTACTGCCTTTTTCTGGCCAAAAACCTTATCTGCCAGGATACCGCCGGGAATGGAAACCACGTAAACAAGCATGGTATACCATCCATAAAGGGCGAGCGCTTCTCCCTGGGTCCAGCCCAGTCCTGCATTGCCTTCTGTTGTGGCACTTACAAGATAGAGTACGAGAATGGCCCGCATCCCGTAGTAGGAAAAACGTTCCCACATCTCTGTGAAGAACAGAACGTATAACCCCATAGGGTGCCCAAATAATTCTTTTTGATCAACTGGAGGTGCTGTATTAGCCATTATATATCTTTTAGGGTAAGGTTGTTATAATTTTTCTTTGATGAAATTCGTCATTTTAGTGTACAGGTGCAGCCTGGTATTCCCGCCATAGATCCCGTGGTTCTTATCTGGATATATCGCCCAGTCAAATTGTTTGTTTGCCTGCACTAAAGCTTCAATAAGCCTCATAGTATTTTGCACATGCACATTATCATCTGCACTACCGTGAACCAGCAAATAATCTCCTTTAAGTTTTTCCACGTGATTAATAGGGGAATTCTCATCATAACCAGATGGATTTTCCTGTGGGGTAGTCATATATCTTTCAGTATAGATAGTATCATAGAACCTCCAGCTGGTTACCGGGGCAACTGCTATAGCCAGGGAAAAGACCTCATTGCCTTTAAGAATGGCATTGGTAGACATAAAACCGCCATAGCTCCATCCCCATATTCCTATACGGTCCTCATCTATATAATCATAAGAGGCAAATTTCTTTGCAGCCGCGATCTGGTCTTCGAGTTCAAATTTCCCAAGTTCCTTCTGGGTCACTTTTTTAAAGGCAGCTCCTTTATATCCTGTACCCCGCCCATCCACTGTTGCGATGATATAACCTTCATTGGCCAGCAACTGGTACCAGTAGTCATTAGAATTAAAATAAGTATTGGAAACAGATTGCGATCCAGGGCCGGAGTACTGGAACATCAACAGCGGATATTTCTTGTTCTCATCAAAATCGGCAGGTTTGATCATCCACATGTTCAGCTCATTCCCATTGATCTCTATTGTAGAAAGCTCCTTCGGGGAGAAACCGTATGCTTCAGACTTCTGAAGTAGTTTTTTGTTATCTTTGATCTCCCTTACCACTTTTCCATTCTTTGCATCCCTTAAGGTATACTCTGCAGGGGTCTCAG
Protein-coding sequences here:
- a CDS encoding peptide MFS transporter — encoded protein: MANTAPPVDQKELFGHPMGLYVLFFTEMWERFSYYGMRAILVLYLVSATTEGNAGLGWTQGEALALYGWYTMLVYVVSIPGGILADKVFGQKKAVLIGGIILVIGHGILAVEEMWAFYTGLAGIIAGVGLLKPNISTMVGGLYREGDIRRDKGFTIFYIGINLGAFLSSLIVGTVGEVYGWHYGFGLAGIAMAFGLIVYLWGQKYLTNVGNLLSKVERDEGASLGSLFSDLFSSPLQLTVTLVLLAASLFGMYTMGIAYGLLFIFLTLVVAMMMMVYKDLTSQIMKDRYVVMLLSFILVIVFWGAFEQAGGLMNIYAMDKTDRSIPFELPFGIGAEVPASWFQSLNALFIIMFGVLVANFWARRKLKSKEASSIFKMATGVIIMGLGFVFMVFAAMEFEAQGASAMYWLVLAYLLHTIGELCSSPVALSFITKLAPVKYASLMMGVYFAATGLGNKVAGTLGEFASEAGDIAIFAGITIFTVAFASIVLIMLKPLKRLTHGAEDNERELPQQEKFELSDEELIVEKDERNRR